The following are encoded together in the Paludisphaera mucosa genome:
- a CDS encoding ISAs1 family transposase has product MSQPSPESDLDSPSIRLQDHFASLTDPRRRKVTYPLANIVTIAVCAVICGADDFVAIATWGRLKRDWLATILDLSAGIPSHDRFNAIFQVLDPGAFEKCLLSWISELHEATAGQVVAIDGKTLRGSFDRASGKSAIHMVSAWATANRLSLGQVVVEEKSNEIPAIPALLKLLELKGCLVTIDAMGCQTAIAEAVLAREADYVLAVKDNQPTLRRAIEDFFTSQMEDDFAKVEVGRFETRETAHGRVEHRAYYICDAPADLADRERWKGLAAIGVAINISTRDGRSSDAVRYYILSRRPDARAFADAVRGHWTIENSLHWQLDVTFGEDACRVRTGLADANLSVVRRAALGLLKNEKSEKIGVKNKRLAAACNTRYMEKVLAGS; this is encoded by the coding sequence ATGTCGCAGCCGTCTCCCGAGTCCGATCTCGACTCTCCGTCGATCCGCCTTCAGGACCACTTCGCGAGCCTGACCGACCCGCGTCGTCGCAAGGTCACGTATCCGCTGGCCAACATCGTGACCATCGCGGTCTGCGCGGTGATCTGCGGGGCCGACGACTTCGTCGCCATCGCCACCTGGGGGCGGCTGAAGCGGGACTGGCTGGCGACGATCCTCGACCTCTCGGCCGGGATTCCGTCGCACGACCGCTTCAACGCGATCTTCCAGGTCCTGGACCCCGGAGCCTTCGAGAAGTGCCTGCTGAGCTGGATCTCCGAGCTTCACGAGGCCACCGCCGGCCAGGTCGTGGCGATCGACGGCAAGACGTTGCGCGGCAGCTTCGACCGGGCGTCGGGCAAGTCGGCGATCCACATGGTGTCGGCCTGGGCGACGGCGAACCGGCTCAGCCTCGGGCAGGTCGTCGTCGAGGAGAAGTCGAACGAGATCCCGGCGATCCCGGCGTTGCTGAAGCTGCTGGAGCTGAAGGGCTGCCTGGTGACGATCGACGCGATGGGCTGCCAGACGGCGATCGCCGAAGCGGTCCTGGCTCGCGAGGCCGACTACGTCCTGGCGGTGAAGGACAACCAACCGACGCTGCGTCGGGCGATCGAAGACTTCTTCACGAGTCAGATGGAGGACGACTTCGCGAAGGTCGAGGTGGGCCGGTTCGAGACGAGGGAGACGGCCCACGGCCGCGTCGAACACAGGGCCTACTACATCTGCGACGCGCCGGCCGACCTCGCCGACCGTGAACGTTGGAAGGGCCTGGCGGCGATCGGCGTCGCGATCAACATATCCACCCGCGACGGCAGGTCGAGCGACGCGGTGCGGTACTACATCCTGAGCCGCCGCCCCGACGCCCGGGCGTTCGCCGACGCGGTGCGAGGCCACTGGACGATCGAGAATTCGCTGCACTGGCAGCTCGACGTGACCTTCGGCGAGGACGCCTGCCGCGTCCGCACGGGCCTGGCCGACGCCAACCTGAGCGTCGTCCGCCGCGCCGCGTTGGGCCTGCTCAAGAACGAGAAGTCCGAGAAGATCGGCGTGAAGAACAAACGCCTCGCCGCCGCATGCAATACACGCTATATGGAGAAAGTCCTCGCCGGATCATGA
- a CDS encoding SIS domain-containing protein encodes MSDDVLSQYLRAARAGLDAIEATQLPAVRQAAGLFADAILADRLVHVFGTGHSRMAVEEMFPRYGSFPGFHPIVELSMSFHNPVVGANGQRQAMFLENVQGFGPVLWRNFAVSPADVLLAVSSSGCNAVTIDVAAEAKRLGMAVVALTSRANADVSTSKHESGRKLHEVADLILDHQAPPGDSAVWIVGLSTPVSPVSTVTGCTLINLVKAEVARLLTEAGKPPKVLTSAFHLGPEAALRLFEETYDDYRRRIGVLYR; translated from the coding sequence ATGAGCGACGACGTCCTCTCCCAGTACCTGCGCGCCGCCCGCGCGGGGCTTGACGCGATCGAGGCCACCCAGCTCCCGGCCGTCCGCCAGGCGGCGGGGCTGTTCGCCGATGCGATCCTGGCCGACCGGCTGGTCCACGTCTTCGGCACCGGGCACTCGCGGATGGCCGTCGAGGAAATGTTCCCGCGCTACGGCTCGTTCCCCGGCTTCCACCCGATCGTCGAGCTGTCGATGAGCTTCCACAACCCGGTCGTCGGGGCCAACGGCCAGCGCCAGGCGATGTTCCTGGAGAACGTGCAGGGCTTCGGCCCGGTCCTCTGGCGGAACTTCGCCGTCAGCCCCGCCGACGTGCTGCTCGCCGTCTCCAGCAGCGGCTGCAACGCGGTGACGATCGACGTGGCCGCCGAGGCGAAGCGGCTCGGCATGGCCGTCGTCGCCCTGACGTCGCGGGCCAACGCCGACGTCTCGACCTCCAAACACGAGTCGGGGCGGAAGCTCCACGAGGTCGCCGACCTGATCCTCGACCACCAGGCCCCGCCGGGCGACTCGGCCGTCTGGATCGTCGGCCTGTCGACCCCCGTCTCCCCCGTGTCGACCGTGACCGGCTGCACCCTGATCAACCTCGTGAAGGCCGAGGTCGCCCGCCTCCTGACCGAAGCCGGGAAACCGCCGAAGGTCCTCACGTCCGCCTTCCACCTCGGCCCGGAAGCCGCCCTCCGCCTGTTCGAAGAGACCTACGACGACTACCGGCGGCGGATCGGGGTCCTTTACCGCTGA
- a CDS encoding Ig-like domain-containing protein, whose translation MGDPRVPGPGRLPAGRDRSSSRRTARLRPAVDRLEDRLTPSSGSAPGLPIEALYAVSESLGRADVSYAAQAARGAYALDNAVNGYAATVAAEGFRIGSGADAWSLSVRGVGYGDDIRPLGPGAATVEANRVAYDQGAVSQWFVNGPLGLQQGFTLDARPEGSPADGPLTIALAVGGLIPTALPGGTSVALARADGTPVATYGGLIAYDAEGRAIPAAMTVDATPGGPTVAIRVDDADAVYPLVVDPYVQSSSVTADLPGGGCQIAVSADGSTMAVGVPLSGLVLIYEKSADGWAETGRIQRSEPAYRSRFGASVALSADGSTFVAGGREDAPTMSQDEYSVYTRGVDGWADPTHTTLTAPADLTFGTAAAVDASGRTIAVTGFAVGPDGWPSLRSILIYRAGAEGWALASRIASPDIGGGFDSDGPIALDDAGENLVVGGPTSRLEDGSDARVAFFFRLDPVDGWSWAGKATMPAPEQAILFGDSVAISGDGRTALVGGAFGPGSPREAAPIQVYTRFGGYWARTGELAVDVDPNSTEGIAGRVALNEDGTVAVAATTNLTSPTHRAGSVYVFVRRGDDWHVESRLDSPNDPAVDDHFGAALAARGGFLYVGASRYGSVAGGEGTIKVDSYAFAPSPLILDQPTNVRVIAGRTATFTAAAADPGLSARWDASRDGGATWSAAEGTSSTATVAGHTQSWLTVDAVAANSGMLVRVVVTDPGSGESAVGAPAALVVVEPAISFSTYISRNPLPYGTVGATITVRVASTDALTTIPDGGVLTLSLGDYYSEDRTIEGGLATFWISPTMPVGSHFLGLYYQAREGGEIVVDNVSEMLVVTRAGATATLEAPIEAAQGDPVSLAAVISPSSSLATARGGVIFLDGGRPIAFEQTTAAGGRVVATFSSRGLAAGDHYLQLVYLGDPTTSAASSGVYRVTIRPTGSSVAGGLAAPLAGTAPAASGAGGGAGGPWSPSPAAPSAEGRVVRGESVTFAADVQGTYASVRWQYADGEAWVDIHGASRPWYTRTASLDDSGRLFRAMLVDEHGATTTSGPYSIEVVPDSVSIDVYMRPMTVGQETGILAHFRSSDPGRPPTGSVRASFGDWAVWAPLVDGWVNWIVKVPMTAATHEVRIDYGPTFDHFPAVSATLHQIVTRDASLLTVAAPRTAGEGDLVSLVVRVATTLLDRPPTGGVMVLDGGRPIALVPVVDAGDGTSSSIATFATRNLAVGDHYFQFVYLGDPWNTMASTRVYKLTIQPEAAVRATAAASTSASRPAGVTLAIAAPPPSSGPGAGGRAAKPAVAIAGRLAALARPRSRVAHVAWSGMRTRPVASWPGGTDLQR comes from the coding sequence ATGGGCGACCCCCGCGTGCCGGGGCCGGGACGACTCCCGGCGGGCCGAGATCGTTCCTCGAGCCGGAGGACCGCGCGGCTGCGACCGGCCGTCGACCGCCTGGAGGACCGCCTGACGCCGAGTTCGGGATCCGCCCCGGGCTTGCCGATCGAGGCCCTGTACGCCGTCTCGGAGTCGCTCGGCCGGGCCGACGTCTCGTACGCGGCGCAGGCGGCCCGCGGGGCGTACGCGCTCGACAACGCCGTCAACGGATACGCCGCAACGGTCGCCGCCGAGGGCTTCCGGATCGGGTCCGGGGCGGACGCCTGGTCGCTGAGCGTCCGGGGCGTCGGCTACGGCGACGACATCCGGCCCCTGGGCCCCGGCGCGGCGACGGTCGAGGCCAACCGCGTCGCGTACGACCAGGGCGCGGTCTCGCAGTGGTTCGTCAACGGCCCGCTCGGGCTCCAGCAGGGCTTCACGCTCGACGCCCGGCCCGAAGGCTCCCCGGCCGACGGCCCGCTGACGATCGCCCTCGCCGTCGGCGGCCTGATCCCGACCGCCTTGCCGGGCGGCACGTCCGTCGCCCTCGCCCGCGCCGACGGCACGCCCGTCGCGACCTACGGCGGGCTGATCGCCTACGACGCCGAGGGCCGCGCGATCCCCGCCGCGATGACCGTCGACGCCACCCCCGGCGGCCCGACCGTCGCGATCCGCGTCGACGACGCCGACGCCGTCTATCCCCTCGTCGTGGACCCGTACGTCCAGTCGTCGTCGGTGACGGCGGATCTCCCCGGCGGGGGGTGCCAGATCGCCGTCTCGGCCGACGGCTCGACGATGGCGGTGGGCGTGCCGCTCTCCGGGCTCGTCCTGATCTACGAGAAATCCGCCGACGGCTGGGCGGAGACGGGACGGATCCAACGCAGCGAGCCGGCGTATCGAAGCCGCTTCGGCGCGTCCGTCGCCCTGAGCGCCGACGGCTCGACCTTCGTCGCCGGGGGCCGGGAAGACGCCCCCACGATGAGCCAGGACGAGTATAGCGTCTACACGCGCGGCGTCGACGGCTGGGCCGATCCGACCCATACGACCCTGACGGCGCCGGCCGACCTTACGTTCGGGACGGCCGCGGCCGTCGACGCTTCCGGCCGGACGATCGCAGTGACCGGATTCGCCGTCGGCCCGGACGGCTGGCCCTCCCTGAGATCGATCCTGATCTACCGCGCGGGGGCCGAAGGCTGGGCTCTGGCCTCGCGAATCGCGTCGCCCGACATCGGCGGCGGCTTCGACTCCGACGGTCCGATCGCCCTCGACGATGCGGGCGAGAACCTCGTGGTCGGCGGGCCCACCTCGAGGTTGGAAGATGGGTCCGACGCCCGTGTCGCGTTCTTCTTCAGGCTCGATCCGGTCGACGGTTGGTCCTGGGCCGGGAAAGCGACGATGCCCGCCCCCGAGCAGGCGATCCTGTTCGGCGACTCGGTCGCGATCAGCGGCGACGGCAGGACGGCGCTGGTCGGCGGGGCCTTCGGGCCCGGCTCCCCTCGTGAAGCCGCCCCCATCCAGGTCTACACCCGGTTTGGCGGATACTGGGCGCGCACGGGGGAACTCGCGGTGGACGTCGATCCGAACTCGACCGAAGGGATCGCCGGCCGCGTCGCGCTGAACGAGGACGGCACCGTCGCCGTTGCGGCCACAACCAACCTGACGTCGCCGACCCACCGCGCGGGCTCGGTCTACGTCTTCGTCCGCAGGGGCGACGATTGGCATGTCGAGTCGCGCCTCGACTCGCCGAACGACCCGGCCGTCGACGACCACTTCGGGGCGGCCCTGGCGGCCCGGGGCGGCTTCCTGTACGTCGGCGCGTCTCGATACGGCTCGGTTGCGGGCGGCGAGGGGACGATCAAGGTCGACTCCTACGCGTTCGCGCCGAGCCCGCTCATCCTGGACCAGCCGACGAACGTGCGGGTCATCGCGGGGCGGACCGCCACGTTCACGGCGGCCGCGGCAGACCCCGGCCTGTCGGCCCGGTGGGACGCCAGCCGCGACGGCGGCGCGACCTGGTCGGCCGCCGAGGGGACGTCGTCGACCGCGACGGTCGCGGGGCACACGCAAAGCTGGCTGACCGTCGACGCCGTCGCGGCGAACTCCGGCATGCTGGTCCGCGTCGTCGTCACCGACCCCGGATCGGGGGAGTCGGCCGTCGGCGCGCCGGCCGCGCTCGTCGTGGTCGAGCCCGCGATCTCGTTCTCGACTTACATCAGCCGGAATCCGCTCCCCTACGGCACCGTCGGCGCCACCATCACCGTACGCGTCGCCTCGACGGACGCCCTGACGACGATCCCCGACGGCGGCGTCCTGACGTTGTCGCTCGGTGATTACTACTCTGAGGATAGGACGATTGAGGGCGGGCTTGCGACGTTTTGGATATCTCCGACCATGCCGGTCGGGTCTCATTTCCTCGGCCTGTATTATCAGGCCCGAGAGGGCGGCGAAATCGTCGTCGACAACGTGAGCGAGATGCTCGTCGTCACCCGCGCCGGGGCGACCGCGACGCTCGAAGCCCCGATCGAGGCCGCGCAAGGCGATCCGGTCTCGCTCGCCGCGGTGATCTCGCCATCGTCGTCGCTCGCGACGGCTCGCGGCGGCGTGATCTTCCTGGACGGCGGGCGGCCGATCGCGTTCGAGCAGACGACCGCCGCGGGCGGCCGAGTCGTCGCGACGTTCTCGTCCCGGGGCCTGGCGGCGGGCGACCATTACCTCCAACTCGTCTACCTGGGCGACCCGACGACCTCGGCGGCGTCGTCGGGCGTCTATCGCGTGACGATCAGGCCGACGGGCTCCTCGGTTGCCGGCGGGCTCGCCGCGCCGCTCGCGGGGACGGCCCCGGCGGCCTCGGGAGCCGGCGGCGGGGCGGGGGGGCCCTGGTCTCCTTCGCCCGCAGCGCCCTCCGCCGAGGGCCGCGTCGTCCGGGGGGAATCCGTAACCTTCGCGGCGGACGTCCAGGGCACTTATGCGTCGGTGCGGTGGCAGTACGCCGACGGCGAGGCCTGGGTCGACATCCACGGCGCGTCGCGGCCGTGGTACACGCGGACGGCGAGCCTCGACGACTCGGGCCGACTCTTCCGCGCCATGCTCGTCGACGAGCATGGCGCGACGACCACGTCCGGCCCCTACTCGATCGAAGTCGTGCCCGACTCGGTCTCCATTGATGTCTACATGCGGCCCATGACCGTCGGGCAGGAAACCGGCATCCTCGCCCACTTCCGATCATCCGACCCGGGCCGCCCGCCCACGGGGTCCGTCCGGGCGTCCTTCGGCGACTGGGCCGTCTGGGCCCCGCTGGTGGACGGATGGGTCAACTGGATCGTCAAGGTGCCGATGACGGCCGCGACGCATGAGGTCCGGATCGATTACGGGCCGACCTTCGACCACTTCCCGGCCGTGAGTGCGACCCTCCACCAGATCGTGACCCGGGACGCCTCGCTGCTGACCGTCGCCGCCCCGCGGACCGCCGGCGAGGGCGACCTCGTCTCGCTCGTCGTTCGGGTCGCGACGACCCTCCTCGACAGGCCGCCGACCGGGGGCGTTATGGTGCTGGACGGCGGCCGGCCGATCGCGCTCGTCCCCGTCGTCGACGCCGGGGACGGCACTTCGAGCTCCATCGCGACGTTCGCGACCCGGAACCTCGCCGTGGGCGACCACTACTTCCAGTTCGTTTACCTGGGCGACCCCTGGAACACGATGGCGTCGACGAGGGTCTACAAGCTCACGATCCAGCCGGAGGCGGCCGTGCGGGCGACGGCCGCAGCCTCGACGTCGGCGAGCCGCCCGGCTGGCGTGACACTGGCGATCGCGGCCCCGCCCCCGTCGAGCGGGCCCGGCGCCGGGGGGCGCGCGGCGAAACCTGCGGTCGCGATCGCGGGCCGGCTCGCGGCGTTGGCGCGGCCGCGGTCCCGGGTCGCGCACGTCGCATGGTCCGGAATGCGGACCAGGCCCGTGGCCTCGTGGCCGGGAGGGACCGACCTTCAGCGGTAA
- a CDS encoding DUF1559 domain-containing protein, producing MFGRTPPRSRSAFTLIELLVVIAIIAVLIALLLPAVQSAREAARRIQCTNNLKQIGLGLHNYLSTHNVFPPGRMTPDLRTGAGVVSTSYTSYGSITTSGWTGYYSVHCHILNYMEQVNAYNAMNFSAPNVSRLTSGGQATIYSANYTAFAIAQSTFLCPSDPNTTAGGISENNYRYNFGGSTPYAGADSTTTQSTITALSGGNGAFTIGPGMSMAQFTDGLSNTAAFAERTKGTGFPVATQLPSLSDNVTRVGRAAGLPDREALFTDCLSARRIDSFNFNAQGRWLPGSDFSDGWPFAWYIATMYNHVAPPNWQGIDCGSFSSTMDTPGEHAIVSARSAHPGGVNVLMGDGSSRFVKNSIAVETWRAVGTRAGGEVVSSDSY from the coding sequence ATGTTCGGACGTACTCCGCCCCGTTCCCGATCCGCGTTCACGCTGATCGAGCTGTTGGTGGTGATCGCCATCATCGCCGTCCTGATCGCCCTGTTGCTGCCCGCCGTGCAGTCGGCCCGCGAGGCCGCCCGGCGGATCCAGTGCACGAACAACCTCAAGCAGATCGGCCTGGGGCTGCACAACTACCTGAGCACGCACAACGTCTTCCCCCCCGGTCGGATGACGCCCGACCTGCGCACCGGCGCCGGCGTGGTTTCGACGAGCTATACGAGCTACGGCAGCATCACGACGTCGGGCTGGACGGGTTACTACTCCGTCCACTGCCACATCCTGAACTACATGGAGCAGGTCAACGCGTACAACGCGATGAACTTCTCGGCGCCCAACGTCTCGCGGCTGACCTCGGGCGGCCAGGCGACGATCTACTCCGCGAATTACACGGCGTTCGCCATCGCCCAGAGCACGTTCCTCTGCCCGTCCGACCCCAACACGACGGCCGGCGGGATCAGCGAGAACAACTACCGCTACAACTTCGGCGGCTCGACCCCCTACGCCGGGGCGGACTCGACCACCACCCAGTCGACGATCACGGCGCTCTCCGGCGGCAACGGCGCCTTCACGATCGGCCCGGGCATGAGCATGGCGCAGTTCACCGACGGCCTGAGCAACACGGCCGCCTTCGCCGAACGCACCAAGGGGACGGGCTTCCCGGTCGCCACCCAGCTCCCCTCGCTGTCGGACAACGTCACCCGCGTCGGCCGCGCCGCCGGCTTGCCCGATCGCGAGGCGCTCTTCACGGACTGCCTCAGCGCCCGGCGGATCGACTCGTTCAACTTCAACGCCCAGGGGCGCTGGCTGCCGGGCTCGGACTTCTCCGACGGCTGGCCGTTCGCCTGGTACATCGCCACGATGTACAACCACGTCGCCCCGCCGAACTGGCAGGGGATCGACTGCGGCTCGTTCAGCTCGACCATGGACACGCCGGGCGAGCACGCCATCGTCTCGGCCCGGAGCGCCCACCCCGGCGGCGTCAACGTCCTGATGGGCGACGGCTCCTCCCGGTTCGTCAAGAACTCGATCGCGGTCGAGACCTGGCGGGCCGTCGGCACCCGCGCCGGCGGCGAGGTCGTCAGCTCGGATTCGTACTGA
- a CDS encoding DUF4239 domain-containing protein, which translates to MTIDSYPVGFLVLIPGCVAASLVGLALVRRSLHRHDLKAIQDVASYLYAVVGTLYAVILGLIVVDSMSKFSEARLTVESESNAISDIALFASQLPGDTSRRVRSIIAAYVKSATEREWPLMASGRTSPEARALAVDLSRAVLSFEPKSERESAIFDAQLGSVTQFWNSRRTRLLIASQRGLPSLEWIVLIAGGVITVGFTYFFKLDDFRLQLAITAMLSAVIALNLYLILMFGSPFSGDVKIDPDGFSLTRYILDEVPEN; encoded by the coding sequence GTGACGATCGATTCGTACCCCGTCGGCTTCCTCGTCCTGATCCCCGGCTGCGTGGCGGCCTCGCTCGTCGGCCTGGCCCTGGTCCGCCGTTCCCTGCACCGGCACGACCTGAAGGCGATCCAGGACGTCGCGAGCTATCTTTACGCCGTGGTCGGCACCCTCTACGCGGTGATCCTCGGGCTGATCGTGGTCGACTCGATGAGCAAGTTCTCGGAGGCCCGGCTGACGGTCGAGTCGGAGTCGAACGCGATCTCCGACATCGCCCTCTTCGCCTCCCAGCTCCCCGGCGATACGTCGCGACGGGTCCGGAGCATCATCGCCGCCTACGTGAAGTCCGCGACCGAGCGGGAATGGCCGCTGATGGCCAGCGGGCGGACGTCGCCCGAGGCCCGTGCGCTCGCGGTGGACCTCTCCCGCGCCGTGCTCTCCTTCGAGCCGAAGTCCGAGCGCGAGTCGGCGATCTTCGACGCCCAGCTCGGATCGGTGACCCAATTCTGGAACAGCCGCCGGACGCGGCTCCTGATCGCCTCCCAGCGCGGGCTGCCGTCGCTGGAGTGGATCGTCCTGATCGCCGGCGGGGTGATCACGGTGGGGTTCACGTACTTCTTCAAGCTCGACGACTTCCGGCTCCAGCTCGCGATCACGGCCATGCTCTCGGCCGTGATCGCCCTGAACCTGTACCTCATCCTGATGTTCGGCTCCCCCTTCTCGGGCGACGTCAAGATCGACCCCGACGGCTTCAGCCTGACGCGATACATCCTCGACGAGGTGCCCGAGAACTGA
- a CDS encoding DUF1559 domain-containing protein, whose amino-acid sequence MSILRRRAAFTLIELLVVIAIIAVLIALLLPAVQAAREAARRMSCSNNLKQIGLALHNYESANGVFPPGRINTYVAGNGRCWGAYSQMLPFLEQGAVFNTMNFSMNPDPDYTTTSAAANQTAAVMVVSMFLCPSDGGPPMVQVGGGMYSGHNYLLNVGSGYSVVQTPPAPMTPPDGILFENSAVRLAAITDGTSQTVAISESIRSSAGAPTGFSGPAAFAREPLGGFVITGNNAAGNGPPIVSDDDYAARCLTSSPPGFQPTRGIKWLYGAPGHSMYNHRRPPNDKRYDCRGGLPHSDKSTADWRNLSLNVTARSRHPGGVESLFCDGHVQFIKDSVDAATWQGLGTRGGSEVVSSDAF is encoded by the coding sequence ATGAGTATCCTCCGTCGTCGCGCCGCCTTCACGCTCATTGAGCTGTTGGTGGTCATCGCCATCATCGCCGTCCTCATCGCCCTGCTCCTCCCGGCCGTCCAGGCGGCGCGGGAGGCGGCCCGCCGCATGAGCTGCTCCAACAACCTGAAGCAGATCGGGCTGGCGCTCCACAACTACGAATCGGCCAACGGCGTCTTCCCGCCGGGCCGGATCAACACCTACGTCGCCGGCAACGGCCGCTGCTGGGGGGCCTATTCGCAGATGCTCCCGTTCCTGGAGCAGGGGGCCGTCTTCAACACGATGAACTTCAGCATGAACCCCGACCCCGACTACACGACCACCAGCGCCGCCGCGAACCAGACCGCGGCCGTGATGGTCGTCTCCATGTTCCTCTGCCCGTCCGACGGCGGGCCGCCGATGGTCCAGGTCGGCGGCGGCATGTACTCGGGCCACAACTACCTGCTGAACGTGGGTTCGGGCTATTCGGTGGTCCAGACGCCGCCCGCGCCGATGACGCCGCCCGACGGCATCCTCTTCGAGAACTCGGCCGTGCGGCTTGCGGCCATCACGGACGGGACCTCGCAGACGGTGGCGATCAGCGAGTCGATCCGCTCCTCGGCCGGCGCCCCGACCGGCTTCAGCGGGCCGGCCGCCTTCGCCCGCGAGCCGCTCGGCGGGTTCGTCATCACCGGCAACAACGCGGCCGGCAACGGCCCGCCCATCGTCTCCGACGACGACTACGCGGCCCGCTGCCTGACCTCGTCACCGCCGGGCTTCCAGCCGACCCGCGGCATCAAGTGGCTCTACGGGGCCCCGGGGCACAGCATGTACAACCACCGCCGGCCGCCGAACGACAAGCGTTACGACTGCCGCGGGGGACTGCCCCACAGCGACAAGTCGACCGCGGACTGGCGCAACCTCTCGCTGAACGTGACCGCCCGCAGCCGTCACCCCGGCGGGGTGGAGTCGCTCTTCTGCGACGGCCACGTGCAGTTCATCAAGGACTCGGTCGACGCGGCGACCTGGCAAGGCCTCGGCACCCGCGGCGGGAGCGAAGTCGTCTCGTCCGACGCCTTCTGA
- a CDS encoding DNA-3-methyladenine glycosylase I codes for MKRCGWAKDELAIRYHDEEWGVPVRDDRRWFEFLILEGAQAGLSWDTILRKRGNYRRAFAGFDPAAVAQFDAADVERLMADPGIVRNRLKVASAVRNAAAFLEVQDEFRTFDAYIWRFADGRPIRNAWRTMKEVPASSPVSDAMSKDLKKRGFNFVGSTICYAMMQATGIVNDHLVDCFRYADIDQG; via the coding sequence ATGAAACGTTGTGGATGGGCGAAGGACGAGTTGGCGATCCGCTACCACGACGAGGAGTGGGGCGTGCCCGTCCGCGACGACCGCCGATGGTTCGAATTCCTGATCCTGGAGGGGGCCCAGGCCGGGTTGAGCTGGGACACGATCCTGCGCAAGCGCGGGAACTACCGCCGGGCCTTCGCCGGGTTCGACCCGGCCGCCGTCGCCCAGTTCGACGCGGCCGACGTGGAGCGGCTGATGGCCGACCCGGGCATCGTGCGGAATCGCCTGAAGGTCGCCTCGGCCGTCCGCAACGCCGCGGCGTTCCTCGAGGTCCAGGACGAGTTCCGGACCTTCGACGCCTACATCTGGCGGTTCGCCGACGGCCGCCCGATCCGCAACGCCTGGAGGACGATGAAGGAGGTCCCGGCCAGTTCGCCGGTCTCCGACGCGATGAGCAAGGACCTCAAGAAGCGCGGGTTCAACTTCGTCGGCTCGACGATCTGCTACGCCATGATGCAGGCCACGGGAATCGTGAACGACCACCTCGTCGACTGCTTCCGATACGCCGATATCGACCAAGGGTAG
- a CDS encoding glycosylase: MLKSMLRAILGIGLMVSGGASAGAFEEPWRFTGWRPVEGNPVFRGTGEDTWDRKIRERGFVLPEGGGYTLWYTGYDRDRPTTMSLGRATSIDGKAWRRDPANPVFRASWVEDVCVVRVDGTYHMFAEGRGDVAHRLSSLDGVRWTDHGPLDVRKVDGSPIGPGSFGTPTAWHEDGVWRLFYERGDQGVWLATSRDLKVWKNVKDEPVLARGPEPFDRAMIAVNQVVRRDGFYYMFYHALADAAVRDWTTNLARSRDLVHWEKYPGNPIVGGNCSSAVLVPSPEGDRLYTMHPEVRLFEPDGR, translated from the coding sequence ATGTTGAAGTCGATGTTGCGGGCGATCCTGGGGATCGGGTTGATGGTCTCGGGCGGGGCCTCGGCGGGCGCATTCGAGGAGCCGTGGCGGTTCACGGGGTGGCGGCCGGTCGAGGGGAATCCGGTCTTCCGGGGCACGGGCGAGGATACCTGGGATCGCAAGATCCGCGAGCGCGGGTTCGTCTTGCCGGAGGGCGGCGGTTATACCCTCTGGTATACCGGGTATGACCGCGACCGGCCCACGACGATGTCGCTGGGCCGGGCCACGTCGATCGACGGCAAGGCCTGGAGGCGTGATCCGGCCAATCCCGTGTTCCGTGCGTCGTGGGTCGAGGACGTCTGCGTCGTCCGGGTGGACGGGACGTACCACATGTTCGCCGAGGGGAGGGGGGACGTCGCCCACCGGTTGTCGTCGCTCGACGGCGTTCGATGGACCGACCACGGGCCGCTCGACGTCCGCAAGGTCGACGGCTCGCCCATCGGGCCCGGCTCGTTCGGCACGCCGACCGCCTGGCACGAGGACGGCGTGTGGCGCCTCTTCTACGAGCGCGGGGACCAGGGCGTCTGGCTGGCGACGAGTCGCGACCTCAAGGTGTGGAAGAACGTCAAGGACGAACCCGTCCTGGCCCGCGGGCCCGAGCCCTTCGACCGGGCGATGATCGCCGTGAACCAGGTCGTCCGTCGCGACGGCTTCTACTACATGTTCTATCACGCGCTCGCCGACGCGGCCGTCCGCGACTGGACCACCAACCTCGCCCGCTCCCGGGACCTCGTCCACTGGGAGAAATACCCCGGCAACCCGATCGTCGGCGGTAACTGCTCGAGCGCCGTGCTGGTCCCGAGCCCCGAGGGCGATCGCCTCTACACGATGCATCCGGAGGTCAGGCTGTTCGAGCCGGACGGACGCTGA